The nucleotide window CCAGCATCTGCCCGCAATAGGGAGCCGCGATGATCTGGGACATCTCCAGCACTCGAACGCCTGCAAGGGGAAGCTCGGCCATGCCCCCAGCCTAGCGGCGCGAAGCTTTGACCGCTAGACGCCCCGCAGCCACTCAGGCGTGTGCCCGTCCGGGTGGATTCAAGTGGACATAAATCAGACTCTGGCGCTCGAAGCAATGCCTGACCCGGGCGACTTCGCGCGAGTGCGCCTCTTCGCATGCGCTCCGCATGTCCGGCCCGGTCCCCGGTGGCCTCCGGGGCGGCGCCAACGATAGCCTCGCTCAGTGGTCACCCTGGCCCATCGCCCGGACAAGCCCCTCCCGGCGCGCGATTCCCCGCGCCTAGGCCATCGCCCGGGCCGCCGCGCTCACGAACTCGACGCCGACATCCACGGGCACGGTGTCGGTGTTGATGCAGAGGTCATACACCGCGGCGTCGAGCCAGTCGATGTGATAGGCGCGCTTGAAGAGCTCGGCGCGGTCCTTGTCGGACTGCTTGATGGTCGCCATCGCCTGCTCGACGCTCACTCCCTGCTCGGCCGCCAGGCGCTCCGAGCGCCGCCGGAGCGAGCCGAGGATGAGCACCTTGAAGACGCCGGGGCGCTCTCGCAGGATCGCCTGCGCCGCGTGGCCAACGATCACGGCCTCGCCCTTGTCCGCCAGTTCGCGCACCACCCGCTCGATGAACTGCCGGTAGTCGTCCAGCGTCAGGCTTTGCACCGCGGAGACCATCACGGCTGGCGCCGGCTCCAGCACCGCCTCTTCCGCTGTCAGGGCGGGCGCCGTCGAAAGGCGGCGCATGATGCGCTCCAGGAAGCCCGGCACCCGCTCCGCCTGCTGTACGACGTCTGGCGAGACGCCCGCCATCTCGGCCGCCTGGGACGTCACCTCCCAGTCGTAGTAGCGGTACCCGAGCTTCTCGGCCACCGCCCGGGCGATAGCAAACCCGCCGGAACCCAATTGGACGGAGAACGTTACTGTTGCGGCGGTCATCTCTTTGCTCACTTCAGGCGCGGTATTCGTCCAGCAGCACCAGCGCCTCTCCGGTCACGACCTCCTCGCCGGCCTGGTTCACGCAATCCGTCTTCACCGTGACGAAGCGGCGTTCCGGCTGTAGCGCCGTTACCTCGCAGTTCGCCGTTATGGTATCGCCAATCTTCACGGGCCGCTGGAACCGCAGCTGTTGCGACAGGTAAACCACCGTGCAGTGCGGCGCCAGCCTGGTGCCGAGAGCGGCGGAGATGAAGCCCGCGGATAGCATGCCGTGGGCAATGCGCTCCTTGAAGCGCGTCCTGGATGCGTACTCAGGGTCCAGGTGCACGGGGTTGAGGTCCCCGGTGACTTCCGCGAATGCCTGGATGTCCTTCTCGCTCACCGTCTTGCTGAACGACACCCTGTGGCCGACTTTCACCCCGAGGACGTTGTCGCTTTCGCTCATTGC belongs to Dehalococcoidia bacterium and includes:
- a CDS encoding cytidylate kinase-like family protein, producing MTAATVTFSVQLGSGGFAIARAVAEKLGYRYYDWEVTSQAAEMAGVSPDVVQQAERVPGFLERIMRRLSTAPALTAEEAVLEPAPAVMVSAVQSLTLDDYRQFIERVVRELADKGEAVIVGHAAQAILRERPGVFKVLILGSLRRRSERLAAEQGVSVEQAMATIKQSDKDRAELFKRAYHIDWLDAAVYDLCINTDTVPVDVGVEFVSAAARAMA
- a CDS encoding MaoC family dehydratase, which gives rise to MSESDNVLGVKVGHRVSFSKTVSEKDIQAFAEVTGDLNPVHLDPEYASRTRFKERIAHGMLSAGFISAALGTRLAPHCTVVYLSQQLRFQRPVKIGDTITANCEVTALQPERRFVTVKTDCVNQAGEEVVTGEALVLLDEYRA